A single genomic interval of Coturnix japonica isolate 7356 chromosome 14, Coturnix japonica 2.1, whole genome shotgun sequence harbors:
- the TMEM159 gene encoding promethin, producing MSKELQELQKQWHFIVQSIHSNSKVVAFMNSRLGLYLDDHPFVALSLLMFVAVSTIPVAFFLIFVVTTVIMACVGVIVMEGVVISIGGIALLCVLCGLGALSLGLSGVLSVCYIVLSALVNYWGASRRQARKQEVNGSSPQKSLSVMDFSDSKQKNK from the exons ATGTccaaagagctgcaggagctgcagaagcaatGGCACTTCATCGTGCAGTCCATCCACAGCAACTCAAAG GTGGTTGCGTTTATGAACTCCCGGCTCGGCCTGTATCTGGATGACCATCCTTTTGTCGCCTTGTCGCTCCTGATGTTCGTCGCAGTGTCTACGATTCCGGTGGCgtttttcctcatctttgtTGTTACAACAGTGATAATGGCTTGTGTTGGCGTGATAGTCATGGAAG GTGTTGTGATCTCCATCGGGGGCATTGCCCTCCTCTGTGTGCTTTGCGGCCTGGGCGCACTGTCACTGGGACTTTCTGGAGTGCTCAGTGTTTGTTACATCGTCCTTTCAGCGCTGGTCAACTACTGGGGCGCCTCAAG GAGACAGGCGAGGAAGCAAGAGGTTAATGGAAGTTCACCACAGAAGAGTCTGTCTGTCATGGATTTCTCtgacagcaaacaaaagaacaaataa
- the ZP2 gene encoding zona pellucida sperm-binding protein 2 isoform X1, producing the protein MELGNYTWHVLAVDVSGEEMESCELTVDYEKLLLSALLVNCTSLEHGQHQLRLLLLLNGTAGEERNVTFSARCSAARGDEIIAPVFVGATNCTKDSMAVTFPGPSLGNERPVQVAALPRTLVIDDGTRVHQLSPGEASQHGYSFQADGHSLVLQAAFTATGVVSYQHNHKVLYTAAVKLTYGPPEHRLTMESRMLCAPGPVLCNTTHMTVAVPAFPGTLVSVAVEDETIPMDRLQDNGITLSTARGVELHVSRGVLKSALHGESCPGARSYLPSLELTFHFHGDTVAMVMHPACPCDQHTPIAAVCTQDGYMDFEVLAGSTTPPLALDTLRLRDPTCKPASRSPSNDRAWFHVPLSGCGTRYWLEGEKIMYENEVRALQSDRVLHRISRDSEFRLTVLCSFSNGDASVSVRVDSPPPLAASMNQGPLSLILLSYPEDSYRQPYRDDQYPIVRFLQQPIFMEVQVLNRNDPNLYLQLDDCWATASEDPSSLPQWNIVVDGCEYDQDSHRTVFHPIGHGVSYPNYRRRLEVKAFAFMSGDKALPSLVYFHCSVLICNRFQPDSPLCTARCPRLPRSKRGSGMPGASSVVSLQGPVLLVPHGWAAAQGDVLLSEAAWAAVTVAAVGALSLVTAMLLFMALLKCLKRRALMVNVVH; encoded by the exons ATGGAGCTGGGCAATTACACGTGGCACGTTCTTGCAGTGG ATGTGAGtggggaggagatggagtcCTGTGAGCTCACTGTGGATTatgagaagctgctgctcagtgccttgTTGGTGAACTGCACCAGCCTGGAG CATGGGCAGCACCAGCTgaggctgctcctgctgctcaaTGGCACCGCGGGGGAGGAGAGGAACGTCACCTTCAGTGCCCGCTGCAGCGCTGCCCGCGGGGATGAAATCATCGCTCCTGTCTTTGTTGGTGCAACAAACTGCACAAAGGATTCCATGGCA GTTACTTTCCCAGGACCAAGCCTTGGCAATGAGCGCCCG gttCAGGTGGCTGCGCTGCCCAGAACTCTGGTGATTGATGATGGAACCAGGGTGCACCAGCTGAGCCCTGGGGAAGCCTCGCAGCACGGCTACAGCTTTCAGGCTGACGGACACAGCCTGGTTCTCCAGGCAGCCTTCACTGCCACTGGAGTTGTCTCCTACCAG CATAACCACAAGGTGCTCTACACTGCGGCAGTGAAGCTCACGTATGGCCCTCCTGAACACAGGCTGACCATGGAGTCAAGAATGCTTTGTGCCCCAG GTCCGGTGCTGTGTAACACAACACACATGACTGTGGCCGTCCCAGCCTTCCCAGGGACCCTCGTATCTGTGGCTGTGGAGGATGAGACCATCCCAATGGACCGGCTCCAGGACAACGGCATCACTCTCAGCACAGCACGAGGGGTGGAGCTGCACGTCAGCAGGGGGGTCCTGAAGTCTGCA ctaCATGGGGAGAGCTGCCCAGGAGCTCGGTCCTACCTGCCCTCCTTGGAGCTGACTTTTCATTTCCATGGGGACACTGTGGCAATGGTGATGCATCCAGCGTGTCCTTGTGACCAGCACACACCGATAG CTGCTGTATGCACCCAGGACGGGTACATGGACTTTGAAGTCCTTGCTGGCAGTACTACACCACCACTAGCCCTGGACACGCTCAGGCTCAGAGATCCCACATGCAAACCTGCCTCCAGGTCCCCTTCGAATGACAGGGCCTGGTTTCATGTCCCACTGAGCGGGTGTGGGACCAGGTACTGG ctggaaggagagaagatCATGTATGAGAACGAGGTGAGGGCGCTGCAGTCTGACCGTGTGCTGCACAGGATCTCGAGGGACAGTGAGTTCAG GTTaacagtgctgtgctccttCAGCAATGGCGATGCCTCTGTCTCTGTAAGGGTTGACAGCCCTCCCCCCCTGGCTGCTTCCATGAACCAAGGCCCCCTCTCTTTAATCCTTCTAAGCTACCCAG AGGACTCGTACAGGCAGCCGTACCGTGATGACCAGTACCCCATAGTGAGGTTCCTACAGCAGCCCATCTTCATGGAAGTGCAGGTCCTGAACCGCAATGACCCCAACCTCTACCTCCAACTGGACGACTGCTGGGCAACTGCATCAGAAGATCCGAGCTCGCTTCCACAGTGGAATATTGTTGTTGATGG GTGTGAGTATGACCAGGACAGCCACAGGACCGTGTTCCATCCCATAGGCCATGGTGTCAGCTATCCCAACTACCGCCGGCGGCTGGAAGTGAAGGCTTTTGCTTTCATGTCTGGTGACAAGGCCCTCCCCAGCTTA gtgtaTTTCCACTGCAGTGTCCTCATCTGCAACCGCTTCCAGCCAGACTCCCCCCTGTGCACAGCGAGGTGCCCCAGGCTGCCTAGAAGCAAGAGAG GCAGTGGGATGCCGGGGGCCAGCTCTGTGGTGAGCCTGCAGGGTCCTGTGCTCCTGGTGCCCCAcggatgggcagcagcacaag GGGATGTTCTGCTGAGCGAGGCTGCGTGGGCTGCAGTTACTGTGGCTGCTGTTGGTGCTCTCTCTCTGGTGACCGCAATGCTGCTATTTATGGCTCTTCTTAAATGCCTGAAGAGAAGAGCCCTGATGGTAAATGTGGTACATTAA
- the ZP2 gene encoding zona pellucida sperm-binding protein 2 precursor (The RefSeq protein has 2 substitutions, 2 frameshifts compared to this genomic sequence): MRLLLLLLVGFLLFLAPGASGQWDLSESTTCLQDRLELELPMELGNYTWHVLAVDVSGEEMASCELTVDYEKLLLSALLVNCTSLEHGQHQLRLLLLLNGTAGEERNVTFSARCSAARGDEIIAPVFVGATNCTKDSMAVTFPGPSLGNERPVQVAALPRTLVIDDGTRVHQLSPGEASQHGYSFQADGHSLVLQAAFTATGVVSYQHNHKVLYTAAVKLTYGPPEHRLTMESRMLCAPGPVLCNTTHMTVAVPAFPGTLVSVAVEDETIPMDRLQDNGITLSTARGGWSCTSAGGSWKSALHGESCPGARSYLPSLELTFHFHGDTVAMVMHPACPCDQHTPIAAVCTQDGYMDFEVLAGSTTPPLALDTLRLRDPTCKPASRSPSNDRAWFHVPLSGCGTRYWLEGEKIMYENEVRALQSDRVLHRISRDSEFRLTVLCSFSNGDASVSVRVDSPPPLAASMNQGPLSLILLSYPEDSYRQPYRDDQYPIVRFLQQPIFMEVQVLNRNDPNLYLQLDDCWATASEDPSSLPQWNIVVDGCEYDQDSHRTVFHPIGHGVSYPNYRRRLEVKAFAFMSGDKALPSLVYFHCSVLICNRFQPDSPLCTARCPRLPRSKRGSGMPGASSVVSLQGPVLLVPHGWAAAQGDVLLSEAAWAAVTVAAVGALSLVTAMLLFMALLKCLKRRALMVNVVH, translated from the exons ATGAG gctgctgctgctcctcttggTTGGATTTTTGCTGTTCTCGGCCCCTGGTGCCTCAGGGCAATGGGATCTCTCAG AGAGCACGACCTGCCTGCAGGacaggctggagctggagcttcCCATGGAGCTGGGCAATTACACGTGGCACGTTCTTGCAGTGG ATGTGAGtggggaggagatggagtcCTGTGAGCTCACTGTGGATTatgagaagctgctgctcagtgccttgTTGGTGAACTGCACCAGCCTGGAG CATGGGCAGCACCAGCTgaggctgctcctgctgctcaaTGGCACCGCGGGGGAGGAGAGGAACGTCACCTTCAGTGCCCGCTGCAGCGCTGCCCGCGGGGATGAAATCATCGCTCCTGTCTTTGTTGGTGCAACAAACTGCACAAAGGATTCCATGGCA GTTACTTTCCCAGGACCAAGCCTTGGCAATGAGCGCCCG gttCAGGTGGCTGCGCTGCCCAGAACTCTGGTGATTGATGATGGAACCAGGGTGCACCAGCTGAGCCCTGGGGAAGCCTCGCAGCACGGCTACAGCTTTCAGGCTGACGGACACAGCCTGGTTCTCCAGGCAGCCTTCACTGCCACTGGAGTTGTCTCCTACCAG CATAACCACAAGGTGCTCTACACTGCGGCAGTGAAGCTCACGTATGGCCCTCCTGAACACAGGCTGACCATGGAGTCAAGAATGCTTTGTGCCCCAG GTCCGGTGCTGTGTAACACAACACACATGACTGTGGCCGTCCCAGCCTTCCCAGGGACCCTCGTATCTGTGGCTGTGGAGGATGAGACCATCCCAATGGACCGGCTCCAGGACAACGGCATCACTCTCAGCACAGCACGAGGG TGGAGCTGCACGTCAGCAGGGGGGTCC AAGTCTGCA ctaCATGGGGAGAGCTGCCCAGGAGCTCGGTCCTACCTGCCCTCCTTGGAGCTGACTTTTCATTTCCATGGGGACACTGTGGCAATGGTGATGCATCCAGCGTGTCCTTGTGACCAGCACACACCGATAG CTGCTGTATGCACCCAGGACGGGTACATGGACTTTGAAGTCCTTGCTGGCAGTACTACACCACCACTAGCCCTGGACACGCTCAGGCTCAGAGATCCCACATGCAAACCTGCCTCCAGGTCCCCTTCGAATGACAGGGCCTGGTTTCATGTCCCACTGAGCGGGTGTGGGACCAGGTACTGG ctggaaggagagaagatCATGTATGAGAACGAGGTGAGGGCGCTGCAGTCTGACCGTGTGCTGCACAGGATCTCGAGGGACAGTGAGTTCAG GTTaacagtgctgtgctccttCAGCAATGGCGATGCCTCTGTCTCTGTAAGGGTTGACAGCCCTCCCCCCCTGGCTGCTTCCATGAACCAAGGCCCCCTCTCTTTAATCCTTCTAAGCTACCCAG AGGACTCGTACAGGCAGCCGTACCGTGATGACCAGTACCCCATAGTGAGGTTCCTACAGCAGCCCATCTTCATGGAAGTGCAGGTCCTGAACCGCAATGACCCCAACCTCTACCTCCAACTGGACGACTGCTGGGCAACTGCATCAGAAGATCCGAGCTCGCTTCCACAGTGGAATATTGTTGTTGATGG GTGTGAGTATGACCAGGACAGCCACAGGACCGTGTTCCATCCCATAGGCCATGGTGTCAGCTATCCCAACTACCGCCGGCGGCTGGAAGTGAAGGCTTTTGCTTTCATGTCTGGTGACAAGGCCCTCCCCAGCTTA gtgtaTTTCCACTGCAGTGTCCTCATCTGCAACCGCTTCCAGCCAGACTCCCCCCTGTGCACAGCGAGGTGCCCCAGGCTGCCTAGAAGCAAGAGAG GCAGTGGGATGCCGGGGGCCAGCTCTGTGGTGAGCCTGCAGGGTCCTGTGCTCCTGGTGCCCCAcggatgggcagcagcacaag GGGATGTTCTGCTGAGCGAGGCTGCGTGGGCTGCAGTTACTGTGGCTGCTGTTGGTGCTCTCTCTCTGGTGACCGCAATGCTGCTATTTATGGCTCTTCTTAAATGCCTGAAGAGAAGAGCCCTGATGGTAAATGTGGTACATTAA
- the ZP2 gene encoding zona pellucida sperm-binding protein 2 isoform X2, with the protein MRLLLLLLVGFLLFSAPGASGQWDLSESTTCLQDRLELELPMELGNYTWHVLAVDVSGEEMESCELTVDYEKLLLSALLVNCTSLEHGQHQLRLLLLLNGTAGEERNVTFSARCSAARGDEIIAPVFVGATNCTKDSMAVTFPGPSLGNERPVQVAALPRTLVIDDGTRVHQLSPGEASQHGYSFQADGHSLVLQAAFTATGVVSYQHNHKVLYTAAVKLTYGPPEHRLTMESRMLCAPGPVLCNTTHMTVAVPAFPGTLVSVAVEDETIPMDRLQDNGITLSTARGVELHVSRGVLKSALHGESCPGARSYLPSLELTFHFHGDTVAMVMHPACPCDQHTPIAAVCTQDGYMDFEVLAGSTTPPLALDTLRLRDPTCKPASRSPSNDRAWFHVPLSGCGTRYWLEGEKIMYENEVRALQSDRVLHRISRDSEFRLTVLCSFSNGDASVSVRVDSPPPLAASMNQGPLSLILLSYPEDSYRQPYRDDQYPIVRFLQQPIFMEVQVLNRNDPNLYLQLDDCWATASEDPSSLPQWNIVVDGAV; encoded by the exons ATGAG gctgctgctgctcctcttggTTGGATTTTTGCTGTTCTCGGCCCCTGGTGCCTCAGGGCAATGGGATCTCTCAG AGAGCACGACCTGCCTGCAGGacaggctggagctggagcttcCCATGGAGCTGGGCAATTACACGTGGCACGTTCTTGCAGTGG ATGTGAGtggggaggagatggagtcCTGTGAGCTCACTGTGGATTatgagaagctgctgctcagtgccttgTTGGTGAACTGCACCAGCCTGGAG CATGGGCAGCACCAGCTgaggctgctcctgctgctcaaTGGCACCGCGGGGGAGGAGAGGAACGTCACCTTCAGTGCCCGCTGCAGCGCTGCCCGCGGGGATGAAATCATCGCTCCTGTCTTTGTTGGTGCAACAAACTGCACAAAGGATTCCATGGCA GTTACTTTCCCAGGACCAAGCCTTGGCAATGAGCGCCCG gttCAGGTGGCTGCGCTGCCCAGAACTCTGGTGATTGATGATGGAACCAGGGTGCACCAGCTGAGCCCTGGGGAAGCCTCGCAGCACGGCTACAGCTTTCAGGCTGACGGACACAGCCTGGTTCTCCAGGCAGCCTTCACTGCCACTGGAGTTGTCTCCTACCAG CATAACCACAAGGTGCTCTACACTGCGGCAGTGAAGCTCACGTATGGCCCTCCTGAACACAGGCTGACCATGGAGTCAAGAATGCTTTGTGCCCCAG GTCCGGTGCTGTGTAACACAACACACATGACTGTGGCCGTCCCAGCCTTCCCAGGGACCCTCGTATCTGTGGCTGTGGAGGATGAGACCATCCCAATGGACCGGCTCCAGGACAACGGCATCACTCTCAGCACAGCACGAGGGGTGGAGCTGCACGTCAGCAGGGGGGTCCTGAAGTCTGCA ctaCATGGGGAGAGCTGCCCAGGAGCTCGGTCCTACCTGCCCTCCTTGGAGCTGACTTTTCATTTCCATGGGGACACTGTGGCAATGGTGATGCATCCAGCGTGTCCTTGTGACCAGCACACACCGATAG CTGCTGTATGCACCCAGGACGGGTACATGGACTTTGAAGTCCTTGCTGGCAGTACTACACCACCACTAGCCCTGGACACGCTCAGGCTCAGAGATCCCACATGCAAACCTGCCTCCAGGTCCCCTTCGAATGACAGGGCCTGGTTTCATGTCCCACTGAGCGGGTGTGGGACCAGGTACTGG ctggaaggagagaagatCATGTATGAGAACGAGGTGAGGGCGCTGCAGTCTGACCGTGTGCTGCACAGGATCTCGAGGGACAGTGAGTTCAG GTTaacagtgctgtgctccttCAGCAATGGCGATGCCTCTGTCTCTGTAAGGGTTGACAGCCCTCCCCCCCTGGCTGCTTCCATGAACCAAGGCCCCCTCTCTTTAATCCTTCTAAGCTACCCAG AGGACTCGTACAGGCAGCCGTACCGTGATGACCAGTACCCCATAGTGAGGTTCCTACAGCAGCCCATCTTCATGGAAGTGCAGGTCCTGAACCGCAATGACCCCAACCTCTACCTCCAACTGGACGACTGCTGGGCAACTGCATCAGAAGATCCGAGCTCGCTTCCACAGTGGAATATTGTTGTTGATGG AGCTGTGTAG